A section of the Agarivorans litoreus genome encodes:
- the hrpB gene encoding ATP-dependent helicase HrpB — protein MSALPVTQIFPDLLASLSNKQQFIVCAPPGAGKSTALPLMLLQQAKLKGKIILLEPRRLAARNIAEFLASQLGESVGERVGYQMRGDKRHSSQTQLLVVTEGILTRLIQQDPELDGVAMVIFDEFHERSIHADLGLALSLEVQQAFNPELKLMIMSATLESDALSKLLPEAQILESQGRSFPITYSYHSIKRDWQWSERFAQLVAKAMAEQSGSVLAFLPGNAEIRQVEQHLRPLLSAEYQLHSLYGKLSLAEQQAAIRPAQDGKHKIVLATNIAETSLTIDGISCVVDSGLERQASYHANSGTTRLQTKMICKASAIQRAGRAGRLQAGHCYRAYSEEQLNHRPFAASPEITRSELSRLVIELLHWGADAGELQWLDMPPSAHLRQAKQLLSDLALLKDGRLSDRAEQLNSSGVGPRMLAMLDQAQQWQQQHNVEGLLWRACELAALLDSNNSHQSDQLSQAFTALKGLAKQQYQQQLKQLAQRFKVKATGGVAEHWDGLLLAQAFPDRIALKRQGRNYTCSGGFGLELDEQQHQLSKSDALVVCDLYWPEGRNQGKVALACQLDLAQLKTLQAERFTSRLHCQWSDSAKRIVAEKQQCLGELVLSAKAAEQLEAEQVVSAWLKQIRVKGFAWLPIGDKASAWLERVRCAQQWFSELAMAGFSEEALLEDAEQWLTMHLVSCRTWQQLKNIDWLAALKSRLDWQQQQQIESLVPSHYLAPSGNRAAIRYQLGQAPVVAIKLQEMFGQPQSPQLGNKVAITLELLSPGGKPLQLTQDLASFWQSAYVEVKKEMKGRYPKHPWPDDPVSAQATHKTKRQLERSK, from the coding sequence TTGAGCGCATTGCCTGTTACCCAGATATTCCCTGATTTATTGGCGAGTTTGAGCAATAAACAACAGTTTATAGTATGTGCTCCACCGGGGGCCGGTAAGTCGACAGCATTACCGCTAATGTTACTGCAACAAGCAAAGCTTAAAGGCAAAATTATTTTGCTGGAGCCACGGCGTTTAGCTGCGCGCAATATCGCAGAGTTTTTGGCAAGCCAATTAGGCGAATCGGTGGGGGAGCGAGTTGGCTACCAAATGCGCGGTGACAAGCGACATTCTTCTCAGACCCAGTTATTAGTGGTAACCGAAGGCATATTAACTCGCTTGATTCAGCAAGATCCTGAGCTAGATGGCGTTGCGATGGTGATCTTCGATGAATTTCACGAACGCAGCATTCATGCCGATTTAGGTTTAGCGCTTAGCCTAGAAGTACAGCAGGCTTTTAACCCTGAGTTAAAGCTAATGATTATGTCGGCTACGCTTGAAAGTGACGCCTTGAGCAAGCTATTGCCCGAGGCGCAGATACTAGAAAGCCAAGGTCGCAGTTTTCCCATCACTTATAGTTATCATTCTATTAAGCGTGATTGGCAGTGGAGCGAGCGCTTTGCCCAGTTAGTGGCAAAAGCCATGGCCGAGCAATCCGGCAGCGTGTTGGCATTTTTACCGGGTAACGCTGAAATTCGCCAAGTTGAGCAGCACTTGCGGCCATTATTGTCGGCCGAGTATCAGCTGCATAGCCTTTACGGCAAGTTGAGTTTAGCCGAGCAACAAGCGGCTATTCGTCCGGCGCAAGACGGCAAACATAAAATCGTTTTAGCCACCAATATTGCCGAAACCAGTTTAACCATTGATGGCATTAGTTGTGTGGTAGACAGCGGTTTAGAGCGCCAAGCAAGTTATCATGCCAATAGTGGAACCACACGCTTACAAACCAAAATGATTTGCAAGGCTTCGGCGATACAACGGGCTGGGCGAGCAGGGCGCTTACAAGCTGGTCATTGTTATCGCGCCTACAGCGAAGAGCAATTAAATCATCGCCCCTTTGCTGCCAGCCCAGAGATTACTCGTAGTGAGTTAAGTCGTTTGGTGATTGAACTCCTACATTGGGGAGCCGATGCCGGAGAATTGCAATGGCTAGACATGCCACCTAGTGCTCACCTTCGGCAAGCCAAGCAATTGTTGAGTGATTTAGCCTTACTAAAAGATGGGCGTTTAAGTGATCGAGCGGAGCAATTAAATAGCAGTGGTGTTGGGCCACGAATGCTCGCCATGTTAGATCAAGCTCAGCAATGGCAGCAGCAACACAATGTTGAAGGCTTGTTGTGGCGAGCTTGTGAGTTAGCAGCGTTGCTAGATAGCAATAACTCACATCAAAGTGATCAACTTAGCCAAGCATTTACAGCCTTAAAAGGCCTTGCTAAGCAGCAATATCAGCAACAATTAAAGCAACTGGCGCAGCGCTTTAAGGTTAAAGCGACTGGGGGCGTAGCCGAGCATTGGGACGGTTTGTTGTTGGCTCAAGCGTTTCCCGACAGAATCGCCTTAAAGCGCCAAGGGCGTAATTATACCTGCAGTGGCGGTTTTGGTTTAGAGCTTGACGAACAACAGCATCAATTGAGCAAAAGTGATGCCTTAGTAGTGTGCGATCTATATTGGCCAGAGGGAAGAAACCAAGGCAAAGTTGCGCTGGCTTGCCAGCTAGATTTAGCGCAACTAAAAACCTTACAAGCAGAGCGTTTTACTAGCAGGTTACATTGCCAGTGGTCCGATTCCGCTAAACGGATCGTCGCCGAGAAGCAGCAATGCTTAGGAGAGTTGGTGCTAAGTGCCAAAGCTGCTGAGCAGCTTGAAGCAGAACAAGTGGTCAGTGCTTGGCTTAAGCAAATTCGAGTTAAAGGTTTTGCTTGGTTGCCAATTGGCGATAAGGCCAGCGCTTGGCTTGAACGGGTACGTTGTGCTCAACAGTGGTTTAGTGAACTGGCGATGGCAGGTTTTAGTGAAGAAGCGCTGTTAGAGGATGCAGAGCAATGGCTAACTATGCACTTGGTGAGTTGCAGAACATGGCAGCAGCTTAAAAATATCGATTGGTTGGCGGCCTTAAAGTCGCGGTTAGATTGGCAGCAACAGCAACAAATTGAAAGTTTAGTGCCTAGCCACTATTTAGCGCCTTCCGGTAACCGGGCGGCGATTCGTTACCAACTAGGGCAAGCTCCGGTTGTGGCTATTAAACTGCAGGAGATGTTTGGCCAACCGCAGTCTCCCCAGCTAGGCAATAAAGTTGCTATTACCTTAGAGTTGCTCTCTCCTGGCGGCAAGCCTTTGCAGCTTACTCAAGATTTAGCCAGCTTTTGGCAGTCTGCTTATGTAGAAGTTAAAAAAGAGATGAAAGGGCGCTACCCTAAGCACCCTTGGCCTGATGATCCGGTTAGTGCGCAAGCCACTCATAAAACTAAACGCCAACTCGAACGCTCCAAATAA
- the sfsA gene encoding DNA/RNA nuclease SfsA, giving the protein MSFESPLKAATLIKRYKRFLADVVLEDGSETTIYCANTGAMTGCAEPGNTVWYSQSNNSKRKYSLSWELSQTKDGDTICVNTAKANEWVEQAIKQDIITELSGYAQLRREVKYGSENSRIDFLLEDPKREKCYIEVKSCTLLQNGKGYFPDAVSTRGQKHLRELIEMKQQGHRAILLFAVLHSGINTVQAAAHIDPSYAELLALAKRQGVEVLAYKAKLSPQQCKLDHAVPVY; this is encoded by the coding sequence ATGTCATTTGAATCACCATTAAAAGCTGCCACCTTAATCAAACGCTATAAACGTTTTCTCGCCGATGTTGTTCTTGAAGACGGCAGTGAAACCACCATTTACTGTGCCAACACAGGCGCTATGACCGGTTGTGCCGAGCCTGGTAATACTGTTTGGTATAGTCAATCAAACAACTCTAAACGTAAGTACTCACTTAGCTGGGAGCTCAGCCAAACCAAAGATGGCGATACTATTTGTGTGAACACCGCCAAAGCTAACGAGTGGGTTGAACAAGCTATTAAACAAGACATTATTACCGAGCTAAGCGGCTATGCTCAGCTTCGCCGCGAAGTAAAATATGGCAGCGAAAACAGCCGCATCGATTTTTTGCTGGAAGACCCAAAGCGTGAAAAGTGCTACATAGAGGTGAAGTCTTGTACCTTGCTGCAAAACGGTAAAGGCTACTTCCCAGATGCAGTAAGCACCCGCGGTCAAAAGCATTTACGAGAACTAATTGAAATGAAGCAACAAGGTCATCGCGCGATATTGTTGTTTGCCGTATTACACAGCGGAATAAATACTGTTCAAGCTGCTGCTCACATCGACCCAAGTTACGCAGAATTACTAGCATTAGCTAAGCGGCAAGGAGTAGAAGTGCTGGCTTACAAAGCCAAACTAAGCCCTCAGCAATGCAAGCTAGATCATGCCGTGCCGGTGTACTAG
- the dksA gene encoding RNA polymerase-binding protein DksA, translated as MPDGKKKTLGVLSIAGVEPYQAQPGEEYMNDAQLDHFRTILEAWRNQLREEVDRTVTHMKDEAANFPDPVDRAAQEEEFSLELRTRDRERKLIKKIEKTLLKIEDDFGFCDACGVEIGIRRLEARPTADLCIDCKTLAEIKEKQLVG; from the coding sequence ATGCCAGACGGCAAAAAGAAAACACTAGGTGTGCTCTCTATCGCAGGGGTTGAACCATATCAAGCTCAGCCTGGCGAAGAGTACATGAACGATGCTCAGTTAGACCACTTCCGAACTATTCTTGAAGCGTGGCGCAACCAACTTCGTGAAGAAGTTGATCGCACTGTAACGCATATGAAAGACGAAGCGGCTAACTTCCCTGATCCAGTTGACCGCGCGGCGCAAGAGGAAGAATTCAGCCTTGAACTTCGTACTCGCGACCGCGAACGCAAGCTGATCAAGAAAATCGAGAAGACCTTACTTAAAATTGAAGATGACTTCGGTTTTTGTGATGCCTGTGGTGTGGAAATCGGCATTCGCCGTTTAGAAGCTAGACCAACAGCTGATCTGTGTATCGATTGCAAAACCTTAGCTGAGATCAAAGAGAAACAACTGGTCGGCTAG
- the gluQRS gene encoding tRNA glutamyl-Q(34) synthetase GluQRS has product MSAKPYVGRFAPSPSGPLHLGSLVAAVGSYLQARHHQGQWLVRIEDIDPPREQVGASKLILHQLEQFGLHWDGEVLHQSQRLEAYQDQINRWLNQDRAYFCQCTRKQIKASGGYYLGTCRNLQLSRQGHAVRLQSARAIEQFEDVAYGTVNIPAALAKEDFIIKRRDGLYAYNLAVSLDDAEQGITEVVRGADLILTTGRQLAIFELLAKPAPNYLHLPLVLDESGNKLSKQNHAPSISGKQNQQLLLQALRYLGQTSEADWLELSCEQILIKALANWRLSALPKISLDSQ; this is encoded by the coding sequence ATGAGCGCTAAGCCCTACGTAGGCCGTTTTGCCCCTTCCCCTTCAGGCCCATTACACTTAGGCTCTTTAGTTGCCGCCGTTGGCAGCTACCTGCAAGCTCGTCATCACCAAGGTCAATGGTTAGTTCGCATTGAAGACATCGATCCACCGAGAGAGCAAGTCGGTGCGAGTAAACTTATCCTGCACCAGCTAGAACAGTTTGGTCTGCATTGGGATGGAGAAGTCTTACATCAAAGCCAGCGCCTAGAAGCCTATCAAGATCAAATTAACCGGTGGCTAAACCAAGACCGTGCTTACTTTTGCCAATGTACCCGCAAGCAAATAAAAGCGTCTGGGGGCTATTATCTTGGCACTTGTCGCAATCTACAGTTAAGTCGCCAGGGTCACGCTGTGCGATTACAAAGCGCGCGGGCCATTGAACAATTTGAAGATGTGGCTTACGGCACAGTAAATATTCCAGCCGCCTTAGCCAAAGAAGACTTCATCATAAAACGCCGTGACGGCCTATACGCCTATAATCTAGCAGTGAGTTTAGATGACGCCGAACAAGGTATTACCGAAGTTGTAAGAGGTGCAGATTTAATTCTTACCACTGGTAGGCAGTTGGCCATTTTTGAGCTCTTAGCTAAACCTGCCCCAAATTATTTGCATCTACCATTAGTGCTTGATGAAAGTGGCAATAAACTCAGTAAGCAAAACCATGCGCCTTCCATTTCGGGCAAGCAAAATCAGCAATTGCTGCTGCAAGCCTTAAGATATTTAGGGCAAACGAGCGAAGCCGACTGGCTTGAACTAAGCTGTGAGCAAATACTAATCAAGGCTCTAGCAAATTGGCGGCTTTCTGCGTTACCAAAAATCTCACTAGACAGCCAGTGA
- the pcnB gene encoding polynucleotide adenylyltransferase PcnB, translated as MPRAEHNISRQDISENALKVLYRLHKSGYNAYLVGGGVRDLLLGKQPKDFDIATNATPEQIKALFRNCRLVGRRFRLAHILFGREIIEVATFRGHHDSANANTESKRSEEGMLLRDNVYGSIDEDAERRDFTVNALYYNIADFSVVDFAGGINDIAERRLQLIGDPETRYREDPVRMLRAVRFAVKLDFSIAPESCDPIAQYGHLLKDIPAARLFEECLKLFLGGDGKSTFKMLADTQLLYPLFPLLKPLLQQWDEDAPELRFMLMALASTDKRVRGDQKVTPAFVFAALLWPLLEIKKDELLIELSLGEHDASAMAMNWLLDQQCKSVAIPKRFTTGIREIWQLQARLDRRFGKRAFQTFGHPRFRAAFDFLELRAKATQDKHLGELAQWWQQWQRSNEQGRNTMVRELNKNSGRSKSRRRPRKPKKTDS; from the coding sequence ATACCTCGTGCTGAGCACAATATTTCTCGCCAAGACATCAGCGAAAACGCCCTTAAGGTGCTTTATCGCTTACATAAGTCGGGCTACAACGCTTATTTAGTGGGCGGTGGCGTGCGTGACTTATTGCTAGGCAAGCAACCTAAAGACTTTGACATTGCAACCAATGCTACCCCTGAGCAGATTAAAGCCTTATTCCGCAATTGTCGTTTAGTTGGCCGCCGCTTTCGTTTGGCACACATTTTATTTGGCCGAGAAATTATTGAAGTAGCCACCTTTCGTGGTCATCATGACAGCGCCAATGCCAATACCGAATCAAAACGCAGTGAAGAAGGCATGTTACTGCGCGACAACGTGTACGGCAGCATCGATGAAGATGCAGAGCGTCGCGACTTTACCGTAAATGCGCTGTATTACAACATTGCCGATTTTTCCGTTGTCGACTTTGCGGGTGGTATAAATGATATTGCTGAGCGCCGCTTACAATTAATTGGTGACCCAGAAACGCGCTACCGTGAAGATCCGGTAAGGATGCTTCGAGCGGTGCGTTTTGCGGTAAAACTGGACTTTAGCATTGCGCCTGAAAGCTGTGACCCAATTGCTCAATATGGTCACCTGCTGAAAGATATTCCCGCAGCGCGCCTATTTGAAGAATGTTTAAAACTATTCTTAGGCGGCGATGGTAAATCTACCTTCAAAATGCTGGCCGATACTCAATTGCTTTATCCGCTATTCCCGCTATTAAAACCCTTGTTACAACAATGGGATGAAGACGCACCAGAGCTACGTTTTATGCTCATGGCCTTGGCCAGCACCGATAAGCGGGTACGTGGCGACCAAAAAGTAACACCTGCCTTTGTATTTGCAGCACTGCTGTGGCCACTATTAGAAATAAAGAAAGACGAATTACTGATAGAGCTTTCTTTAGGCGAGCATGACGCATCGGCAATGGCGATGAACTGGTTGCTCGACCAACAGTGTAAGAGCGTAGCGATACCAAAACGCTTCACCACTGGCATTCGCGAAATATGGCAGCTACAGGCTCGCCTAGATCGTCGTTTTGGTAAACGCGCCTTCCAAACCTTTGGTCACCCGCGCTTTAGAGCTGCTTTCGACTTTTTAGAGTTGCGTGCTAAAGCCACTCAAGACAAACACCTTGGCGAGTTGGCCCAATGGTGGCAACAATGGCAACGTAGTAACGAGCAGGGCCGCAATACCATGGTTCGCGAGTTAAATAAAAACTCAGGCCGCAGCAAAAGCCGCCGTCGTCCGCGTAAGCCAAAAAAGACTGACAGTTAA
- the folK gene encoding 2-amino-4-hydroxy-6-hydroxymethyldihydropteridine diphosphokinase, giving the protein MTTCFLALGSNLVNPLHQAIAARRALTASAELDVVASSSLYQSRPMGPQDQPDYLNAVLQLETDLAPLDLLDLCQKIELEQGRERKEQRWGPRTLDLDILLYGKQIIDTARLTVPHYGMKQREFVLLPLAEIANDLCLPDGSLVQQLAESIDSNGLQVFKCPQEWA; this is encoded by the coding sequence ATGACCACTTGCTTCCTGGCCTTAGGCAGTAATTTAGTCAACCCGCTCCATCAAGCCATCGCAGCTAGGCGTGCTCTAACTGCCTCGGCTGAACTCGATGTTGTTGCTAGCTCTTCACTGTATCAAAGCCGCCCAATGGGGCCACAAGATCAGCCGGACTATCTGAATGCAGTACTCCAGCTAGAAACTGATTTGGCACCACTCGACTTACTCGACCTTTGCCAAAAGATCGAATTAGAACAAGGTCGCGAACGTAAAGAACAACGCTGGGGCCCTAGGACCCTAGACCTCGATATATTGCTTTACGGCAAACAAATCATCGATACAGCACGACTAACCGTGCCGCACTATGGAATGAAGCAGCGAGAGTTTGTATTATTACCGCTCGCTGAAATTGCCAATGATTTATGCTTACCAGACGGAAGTTTGGTGCAACAGTTAGCAGAATCTATCGACAGCAACGGCTTACAAGTTTTTAAATGCCCCCAAGAGTGGGCTTAA
- the panB gene encoding 3-methyl-2-oxobutanoate hydroxymethyltransferase — protein sequence MSRFTVSHLQKFKQNNEKFSCITAYDASFAALFDELGMHMLLIGDSLGMVLQGHKDTLAVSIDDIAYHTRCVARGTEKTMIVADMPFMSYATPEQTYQNAAKLMQAGAQMVKVEGGEWLSSTIKGLVERGVPVCGHLGLTPQSVHLFGGYKVQGRGEQQAQEMLQHAKQLEAAGVQLLVLECIPTELAKLITEALTIPVIGIGAGNVTDGQILVMHDAFGISKGHIPKFSKNFLAETGDIRGAISLYLEQVASGEFPGEAQSFS from the coding sequence ATGAGCAGATTTACAGTTTCTCACTTACAAAAGTTTAAACAAAACAACGAGAAATTCTCCTGTATCACCGCTTACGATGCGAGCTTTGCTGCGTTGTTTGATGAGTTAGGCATGCACATGCTGTTAATTGGTGATTCACTAGGCATGGTACTGCAAGGTCACAAAGATACCTTGGCAGTAAGCATTGATGATATTGCCTACCATACTCGCTGTGTTGCTCGTGGCACCGAAAAAACCATGATCGTAGCCGACATGCCTTTTATGTCTTACGCCACTCCAGAGCAAACTTACCAAAATGCCGCCAAGCTAATGCAAGCTGGGGCGCAAATGGTGAAAGTAGAAGGTGGAGAATGGTTAAGCTCTACCATTAAAGGTTTGGTTGAACGTGGCGTTCCTGTATGTGGTCACCTTGGTTTAACGCCTCAATCAGTGCATTTGTTTGGTGGTTATAAAGTTCAAGGCCGCGGCGAGCAACAAGCTCAAGAGATGTTGCAGCATGCCAAGCAACTAGAAGCAGCCGGTGTTCAATTGTTGGTATTAGAGTGCATTCCCACTGAACTCGCTAAACTCATCACGGAAGCCTTAACTATTCCGGTAATTGGCATTGGCGCAGGTAACGTAACCGATGGCCAAATCCTGGTCATGCATGATGCCTTTGGCATTAGCAAAGGCCATATTCCTAAGTTTTCTAAAAACTTCTTAGCTGAAACCGGCGATATTCGCGGTGCAATTAGTCTCTATTTAGAGCAAGTTGCT